In a genomic window of Pelodiscus sinensis isolate JC-2024 chromosome 32, ASM4963464v1, whole genome shotgun sequence:
- the LOC102449646 gene encoding C-type lectin domain family 2 member B-like isoform X1: MREREETGPSARPLNVSGDLKSEGKPGDQAKPALWKRPAVLAAVIVGLGVVVVALAAALGVEKSRQPPPCPAAAPGCPDGWFRSEGRCYYFSKAERDWTESQNNCSSHAASLTGIENLQELASLLPYPGRLDHWIGLQKDAGGVWRWVNGTKFDRRFEIQGGADCTYLNEDLTISSSSCSRLRKWLCSKPDAST, encoded by the exons atgagggagagagaggaaaccGGCCCCTCTGCGCGGCCTCTTAATGTCTCAGGAGATTTGAAGAGTGAAGGAAAACCAG GTGATCAGGCTAAACCTGCGCTATGGAAACGTCCAGCTGTCCTCGCAGCCGTAATCGTGGGTCTGGGGGTCGTCGTCGTTGCTttagcagcagctctgggag tggaAAAATCTAGGCAGCCGCCTCcctgccccgctgctgcccctgggtgccccGACGGCTGGTTCAGGAGCGAAGGGAGATGTTACTATTTTTCTAAGGCTGAAAGGGACTGGACCGAAAGCCAGAACAACTGCTCCTCACACGCTGCCTCCCTGACTGGGATTGAGAatctgcaggagctg GCTTCCCTGCTGCCCTACCCAGGCAGACTGGACCACTGGATTGGCCTCCAGAAGGACGCAGGTGGGGTCTGGAGATGGGTCAATGGCACCAAGTTCGACCGTCG GTTTGAAATACAAGGAGGAGCCGACTGCACCTACCTAAATGAAGACCTCACAAtcagcagctccagctgcagtAGGCTGAGGAAATGGCTCTGCAGCAAACCCGATGCCTCTACATAG
- the LOC102449646 gene encoding C-type lectin domain family 2 member D-like isoform X2, protein MREREETGPSARPLNVSGDLKSEGKPGDQAKPALWKRPAVLAAVIVGLGVVVVALAAALGVEKSRQPPPCPAAAPGCPDGWFRSEGRCYYFSKAERDWTESQNNCSSHAASLTGIENLQELASLLPYPGRLDHWIGLQKDAGGVWRWVNGTKFDRRAGVSNLFKPKSQTPPKFRTTGQQRAV, encoded by the exons atgagggagagagaggaaaccGGCCCCTCTGCGCGGCCTCTTAATGTCTCAGGAGATTTGAAGAGTGAAGGAAAACCAG GTGATCAGGCTAAACCTGCGCTATGGAAACGTCCAGCTGTCCTCGCAGCCGTAATCGTGGGTCTGGGGGTCGTCGTCGTTGCTttagcagcagctctgggag tggaAAAATCTAGGCAGCCGCCTCcctgccccgctgctgcccctgggtgccccGACGGCTGGTTCAGGAGCGAAGGGAGATGTTACTATTTTTCTAAGGCTGAAAGGGACTGGACCGAAAGCCAGAACAACTGCTCCTCACACGCTGCCTCCCTGACTGGGATTGAGAatctgcaggagctg GCTTCCCTGCTGCCCTACCCAGGCAGACTGGACCACTGGATTGGCCTCCAGAAGGACGCAGGTGGGGTCTGGAGATGGGTCAATGGCACCAAGTTCGACCGTCG ggcaggggtcagcaaccttttcaaaccaaagagccaaactccaccaaaattcagaacaactggtcaacaaagagccgtgtAA
- the LOC142823222 gene encoding killer cell lectin-like receptor subfamily B member 1B allele C, whose protein sequence is MEDEEGYTSLHLRPKVRTAECSRQPETQDHPPCPCWHRLALRLGAAWFLVQVVSVILRGIWVFQPRRCLNCLENNSTGERLIPQCNGSCNLTDFQSRLKQFVCESSPSNSAEGPGCKLCPPDWLLHRDKCYWVSKNRTPWNESRDDCSGRGSRLLVIRDQAEMTFIQTNSKDTNEVWLGLTSTSPTRNWTWTDGSLLNTTLFKAVHPPKGNTSCGVIKAYEIHFESCSAASKWICEKDAFLV, encoded by the exons ATGGAGGATGAAGAGGGTTATACGTCATTACACCTTCGCCCAAAGGTGAGAACAGCAGAGTGCTCACGTCAACCTGAGACCCAAG ATCATCCTCCGTGCCCCTGCTGGCATCGGCTCGCTCTGCGGCTGGGAGCAGCTTGGTTCCTCGTCCAGGTGGTATCTGTGATTCTGAGGGGCATTTGGG TTTTTCAGCCCAGACGGTGTCTGAATTGCCTGGAGAACAACAGTACTGGGGAGAGACTCATCCCTCAATGCAACGGCAGCTGTAACCTGACAGATTTTCAGTCCCGCCTGAAACAATTTGTGTGTGAATCATCTCCCAGCAACTCAGCAG AGGGACCAGGGTGCAAGCTCTGCCCCCCAGACTGGCTGCTGCACCGGGACAAGTGCTACTGGGTGTCTAAAAATAGAACTCCCTGGAACGAGAGCCGTGATGACTGTTCAGGGAGGGGCTCTCGACTGCTAGTGATCCGGGATCAGGCCGAGATG ACTTTCATTCAAACGAATTCCAAAGACACAAATGAGGTCTGGCTTGGACTAACCAGTACATCCCCCACAAGGAATTGGACTTGGACGGACGGCTCCCTGTTAAATACAACACT GTTCAAGGCAGTACATCCCCCTAAGGGAAATACCAGCTGTGGGGTGATAAAAGCATATGAGATTCATTTTGAGAGCTGCAGTGCTGCATCTAAATGGATTTGTGAAAAAGACGCTTTCCTGGTATAG
- the LOC142823082 gene encoding killer cell lectin-like receptor subfamily B member 1B allele C: MEDEEGYTSLHLRPKVRTAECSRQPETQVFIKKFGDEGMPYIVNARGNGSLLYVLKTFHQTLLLTDHPPCPCWHRLTLRLGAAWFLVQVASMILTGIWVFQHRGSLNCLENNSTGERLIPQSNGSPGLTDFQSRLKQFVCESSSSNSAEGPGCKLCPPDWLLHRDKCYWVSKGKASWNESCNNCSRRGSRLPVIRDQAEMIFIKTNSKDTNEVWLGLTVTSPARNWTWMDGSLLNRTL, translated from the exons ATGGAAGACGAAGAGGGTTATACGTCATTACACCTTCGCCCAAAGGTGAGAACAGCAGAGTGCTCACGTCAACCTGAGACCCAAG ttttcatcaagaagtTTGGTGATGAGGGGATGCCTTACATAGTAAATGCTAGAGGAAATGGG TCCTTGCTCTATGTGCTGAAGACCTTCCACCAGACTCTGCTTCTTACAGATCATCCTCCGTGCCCTTGCTGGCATCGGCTCACTCTGCGGCTGGGAGCAGCTTGGTTCCTCGTCCAGGTGGCATCTATGATTCTGACAGGCATTTGGG TTTTTCAGCACAGAGGGTCTCTGAATTGCCTGGAGAACAACAGTACCGGGGAGAGACTCATCCCTCAATCCAAcggcagccctggcctgacagATTTTCAGTCCCGCTTGAAACAATTTGTGTGTGAATCATCTTCCAGCAACTCAGCAG AAGGACCAGGGTGCAAGCTCTGCCCCCCAGACTGGCTGCTGCACCGGGACAAGTGCTACTGGGTGTCTAAAGGCAAAGCTTCCTGGAACGAGAGCTGCAATAACTGTTCAAGGAGGGGCTCCCGACTGCCGGTGATCCGGGACCAGGCTGAGATG attttcattaaaacaaattcCAAAGACACAAACGAGGTCTGGCTTGGACTCACTGTTACATCCCCTGCAAGGAATTGGACTTGGATGGATGGGTCCCTGTTAAATCGAACACTGTGA